Proteins found in one Scylla paramamosain isolate STU-SP2022 chromosome 44, ASM3559412v1, whole genome shotgun sequence genomic segment:
- the LOC135093917 gene encoding uncharacterized protein LOC135093917: MNVKSNRKRALLLLLSETSPAVPSSSSMWVHPINKERETHGEYHHLMPQLRNDPPKFKEYFRMSAETFDYILELISPVIYKQTTNLRKPVSPEERLSVTLRFLATGLSFRGLAFTFRMGVTTVRMIVLETCDALWKILQSTHMPVPDAQICKHAAEEYWTKWNFPNCFGSIDGKHIRIQCPTKSGSQYYNYKQFFSLVLQGVADARCRFLTIDVGAMGKQSDGGVFSSSDLFRCLEKNAFNLPESMPIPNTNVETPLMLVGDEAYPLLPYLMRPFPRSNLNIPNKIFNYRLSRARRSVECAFGIMASKFRILNKSIETQVEFAEHIVKACCILHNVIIDKEGTDYDLFDETSTSAITPLPTSRKRQSRNVALNLRNTLKEFFISEQGSLPWQDVMQ; the protein is encoded by the exons ATGAATGTTAAAAGTAATAGGAAGCGTgcattattgctgttattgagTGAAACTAGTCCGGCTGTCCCATCTTCATCCAGCATGTGGGTCCATCCCATCAATAAGGAGCGCGAGACCCATGGGGAATATCATCATTTGATGCCACAACTGAGAAACGACCCCCCAAAATTCAAAGAATATTTCAGGATGTCAGCTGAAACCTTTGACTATATATTGGAACTTATTTCTCCAGTCATCTACAAGCAAACAACCAACTTAAGAAAACCCGTATCCCCAGAGGAAAGGCTTTCTGTGACATTAAG attcCTGGCGACTGGGCTGTCGTTTAGAGGACTCGCCTTCACATTCCGCATGGGAGTGACAACTGTGCGAATGATCGTGCTAGAAACATGCGACGCACTCTGGAAGATATTGCAATCTACGCATATGCCGGTGCCGGATGCTCAAATTTGCAAACATGCTGCAGAGGAATATTGGACGAAGTGGAATTTCCCAAATTGCTTCGGCTCAATTGATGGCAAGCACATCCGTATCCAGTGTCCCACCAAATCCGGTTCCCAGTATTATAAttacaaacaatttttttcccttgtacTACAAGGTGTCGCTGACGCGCGGTGCCGTTTTTTAACCATTGACGTAGGTGCCATGGGAAAGCAGAGCGACGGGGGGGTGTTTAGCAGCAGTGACCTTTTTAGGTGtttagaaaaaaatgcatttaatcTCCCTGAAAGCATGCCGATCCCAAACACAAATGTCGAAACCCCTTTGATGCTTGTAGGTGATGAGGCCTACCCTCTACTACCATACTTGATGCGACCCTTCCCACGCTCAAACCTAAACATCCCTAACAAGATATTTAATTATAGATTGTCACGTGCCCGTCGTAGTGTTGAGTGCGCCTTTGGCATCATGGCAAGTAAATTTCGCATTTTGAACAAATCAATTGAAACTCAAGTGGAGTTTGCTGAACATATTGTGAAAGCATGTTGTATCTTGCACAACGTTATAATCGACAAGGAAGGCACAGATTATGACCTTTTCGATGAAACATCAACAAGCGCCATTACCCCCCTCCCTACTTCAAGGAAGCGCCAGTCAAGAAATGTAGCTCTTAATTTGCGGAATACGTTGAAAGAGTTCTTCATATCTGAGCAGGGGTCTTTGCCGTGGCAGGATGTCATGCAGTAG
- the LOC135093918 gene encoding uncharacterized protein LOC135093918, producing MDIEKLASLLLKEPAIWCAKDPRHHDRNYVATAWRNIASELETTVELVQKKYKSLRDQFRKELKTAPAGKSGDPGLAREEYTSRWKYFNLFFFLRDDMIGRKSSGNTTAAAAALQGVPQETQESTDSASTDNTPLLSPLSPEAGPSSVIPCPSPSPSISTPSSQTPSFRDQESQQKLGGMAKKKRVTALNKDPGWFSLEETKVDLLRKIAGGQDDSEDIDEDKMFLLSLLPSLRKLPRDQAWDLKIKFAQLLKEELVKTTSTPSQGTLSYQPDATSQGPYSRQDAPSYQPYATSQSHYSRQDAPSYQPDATSQSHYSRQDAPSYQPDATSQGPNSRQDAPSYQPDATSQGPNSRQDAPSYQPDATSPGSYYQLTSPMNNI from the exons ATGGACATTGAAAAATTAGCATCCCTTCTTTTAAAAGAGCCAGCGATATGGTGCGCCAAGGACCCACGACACCATGATCGCAATTATGTGGCTACGGCGTGGAGAAATATAGCAAGTGAACTTGAAACAACCG ttgaaCTGGTCCAGAAGAAATACAAATCTTTGCGGGATCAATTCcgtaaggaactaaaaacaGCGCCCGCTGGCAAATCGGGGGACCCTGGACTGGCCAGGGAGGAGTATACCAGCCGGTGGAAATAtttcaatctctttttttttttgagagatgATATGATCGGACGGAAGTCGTCCGGTAATACgactgctgctgcggctgctctACAAGGTGTTCCGCAGGAGACACAAGAATCTACGGATTCCGCATCAACCGATAATACCCCCCTGTTGTCCCCTTTGTCTCCTGAGGCTGGACCATCCAGTGTTATTCCTTGCCCCTCCCCGTCTCCGTCGATCTCGACCCCCTCCAGCCAAACTCCGTCCTTTCGTGACCAAGAGTCGCAGCAGAAATTAGGGGGAATGGCCAAGAAAAAGAGGGTCACAGCCCTCAACAAAGATCCCGGGTGGTTCTCCTTAGAAGAAACCAAAGTGGACCTGCTCAGAAAGATTGCAGGGGGGCAAGATGATTCAGAGGATATTGACGAAGACAAAATGTTCCTGCTTTCTTTGTTGCCATCGTTGCGAAAACTCCCTCGGGACCAGGCTTGGGATCTCAAAATCAAATTTGCCCAGCTCCTGAAGGAAGAGCTAGTGAAGACAACAAGCACCCCGTCTCAAGGCACCCTCTCCTATCAGCCAGACGCCACTTCTCAAGGCCCCTACTCCCGGCAAGACGCTCCCTCATATCAGCCATACGCCACTTCTCAAAGCCACTACTCCCGGCAAGACGCCCCCTCATATCAGCCAGACGCCACTTCTCAAAGCCACTACTCCCGGCAAGACGCCCCCTCATATCAGCCAGACGCCACTTCTCAAGGCCCCAACTCCCGGCAAGACGCTCCCTCATATCAGCCAGACGCCACTTCTCAAGGCCCCAACTCCCGGCAAGACGCTCCCTCATATCAGCCAGACGCCACTTCTCCAGGTTCCTATTACCAACTAACCAGCCCTATGAataatatttaa